The DNA sequence GGTGCGATTGGGGAAACCCTTGAACTGCCCATTGGAAGGTCCGTCACGGCAATTACCTGTGCGCCGCTTTTCACTGCTCCCGTACAAAACTCCACGTATTTTTCCCAATTCGTGCCCCGCGGCGGTAAAGTTTCAAGAATAAAACGCTTCTCAAGGAGTTCACACCCCAAAATTATACCCCCATCCGTTCTGGGACATGAAGGTTATCTCCAATTTGTTACACAATCACTTGGATCTGAACGGTGTTCGTTGTTCCCGGTTTACCCCAAGGTATCCCGGCGACAAGGACTACTGTGTCTCCGCTCTTTGCCATACCGGTCTCCTTCGCAATTTGAATAACGCGTTCAATCATTTCATCGGTAGTAAGACTCGCTTCTATTTTGACGGGAATTACACCCCAAACGAGAGAGAGTCGGCGGTAAGTAGCATCGTTGTGCGTTGCCGCGAGGACGGGAACGGATGGCTTGAACTTGGATACATGGATCGCCGTTGCTCCGGTGCTCGTGGCAGTGATTATCAACTTGGCCTCGACGTTTCTTGCGAGTGTGACCGCAGCGTACGATATGGCACTCGGTGTATCGAGCGATGAACTGTATTCTCTCAGCCATTCGATTTTGTAGCTTTCGTACTCCTCCATATACGCTTCCGTGTTCCTGGCAACCTCGTCCATGACCTTAACAGCTTCACACGGGTACTTCCCAACCGAAGTCTCGGCAGACAGCATTATCGCATCGGTGCCATCAAGTATAGCGTTGGAAATATCCGTTATCTCAGCGCGTGTCGGCGTTGGATTTTGAACCATACTCTCAAGCATCTGGGTTGCCGTGATGACAGGTTTCTTGTAAAGATTTGCAATTTCGATAATCCTTTTCTGTGCGATCGGTACTTGCGCAATGGGTATTTCAACTCCTAAATCACCGCGGGCTACCATGACCGCATCGGAAGCCAGAATTATCTCCTCAAGATTATCCAACGCTTGGGCTGTCTCGATCTTCGCAACGATGGGAATGTCGGTGAGGGCCTTCGCATCTTTTACATCCTTTGCCTTCCTGACAAACGAAAGAGCGAAGTAATCTATTCCCTCCTCGTTGCCCATTCTTATGAACTCTTTATCGCGGTCCGTTACCGAAGGAATCGATACGTCTACACCTGGTAAATTCACGCCTCGTTTGTGGGTAATCGTACCACCGCGTCTAACAACGCACAAAATTGTCTTTTGAGACTTTAATACATCTTTCACCTCAAGTTCAATGGCACCGTCGTTTATTAAAATGCGCTCAGAAGGCTTGATTTCTTCGTATAGCTTGTCGTAATTAATCCAAAACCTCTTCGCGCTACCGACGAATTCTTCACCACAAACGATTTCGACCTCTGCTCCGTTCTCAAGAGTTACGTAATCTGTCTCAAATTTTCCAGTACGAATCTTCGGTCCAGCAAGATCCAGTAATATTGCGAAATTATACCCACGTTGTCGAATAGATTTTAGCCGTCGAATCCGTTCTCTGTGCACTTCTATTGTCTCGTGCGAGGAATTCAACCTGAAAACATTTACTCCGCACTTTAGCAGTCCGAGGATACCCTCTTCAGATTCCGTGGCCGGACCTAATGTTGCAACTATCTTCGTCCTCCGCGGATAGGACATCTCAAGCACCCCCTAAAAAAGTTTATTTATTCAAAAAAATAGCGAATGATGGTAACTAAAGCGTTCCAAGTACCTTCCGCTTTCCATATTATATCACATCTCATCTCGAAGAACGGCAGTTGATGAAGACATATTTACAAGTTAATTTTTGAAAAGAGAACACAAGTTTCCTACCCTCCTAAATACCTCCTCAAGTAGTAACGTAGGATATTCGTACACATGTCCTAACACCATTATTTTGCTTTCCTTTCATCCCTTTCCCGTTACTTGACCTTGCTTTGTTCCATGTGTCTTGCCATCTTTGTGCCTTGTCTAGAAATTCTTCCTTTCTCTTACATCTTTCCGCATGGATCATCAAAAAGTATTCATCATCCGCTCTGTGCGTGTTTTCTATTACCCCCATCATGTGTTTTGCCCTCGGTGGTATTGGGTTTAACTGTAAAGGGAGTACAATAAATTTTGTGTCTGGAAAATCTTAGCTTGCTAAGGTGTATAATATCTTATCCCAACAGAAAGGAGTGTATCGTATGGCTTCTATCTCCAATGAACAATTCCGTCAGGTCGTTGAAGATACTTTTAAACAACTTTCTTTGCAATACAACGTCGATTTACAACCTGGTTCTCCTCTTCGTTTGTTCTTAGAAGCCGCTATCAATGCCATTATGCGTGGTGAACGCGATGTCTTTCTTTCTAATGACCCTGATAACAAAGCTAATGGCTTTTATTCCCGTTTCCTTGATACCGCTATGGGCAAACTTAATCTTTCTGTCCCTCGCGATCGTAATTCTAACTTCCGTCCTCAAATTATTCCTGATAAGTATGTCAGAAGCGATGAGTCTTATTCTAACTTACTCCAATCTCTTCTTGTCAATGGTTATTCTAATTCTTCTTTACGTAATACTCTTAAAGCTCTTGGGCTTTCTTATTCTCAAAGTGATTTAGACCACATTGTTAAGTCTCTCAAAGAAGAACTTATGCTTTTCAAAACTCGTCAGTTGCCTGAACAAGCTCTTGCTCTTTTCATTGATGCTTATCATTGCTTTGTTAGAAGTGATTCTCGTGTTAGTGAACATGCTTGTTACATTATCGTTGGTATCGATTTAAAAGGTCAAAAAGATATCTTCGGTGTTTATACTTTCCCTGGTGCGGTCTCAAAGAGCCTTGCATCATCGTTGGTGATGATTTCCCAGGCTTGCATGACAAACTCAAAATGGTATATCCAAAAGCTCATCATCAGTTATGTTTAGTTCATCTTCAAAGAAATATCAGAAAGAATCTCCCCAAACAAGATGCTTCACAACTCAACGAACAAGTCAAACAGCTCATACATTTTGACGATGTTCATACCGGAAAAGTTCACCTTGAAAGGTTATTTAGTCAGTATGTGAATAATCCAAAATACTCCAGCTACATCAAAACGCTATTTGAGAAAATAGAGCAATACACAGCATTCTTGAATTTCCCAAAGCCAGTAAGAAAACACCTTTACACAACAAATGTCGTTGAAAGTGTGAATAGCTTAGTTGAAAAAATTAGGATATCCCAAGGAGGATACTTCAACAGTATTGAGGTATTAGAACTGAACATATACTTAAGAAGACAAAATCTCAAACAAACGAAATGGAAGAACTCAGTACCAAGAATAGCTGGAGAAGCGTATGAAGTATTACAAATATACAATGTGATGTACAAACTAAGCAGATGAAAAGCAAAAGACAATAGCAAAACAAGAAAGAACAAACGAAAAAGAAAAACTAAGAAACCCTTCGAAGGATAATAAAGCTAATGATAAGGTCATTGACAAATGAATAGTAAAATGGAAAAACTTAGCAAAAGGAAGAGTAAGGAGACAAAAATTAAAATAATTTACTTCCTCATGTGGTTGTTCTCTTTTCTTCGGACACAAAATTCTTGGTCAGTCTCACTGTAAATCTAACTTCTCGAATATTTCGTTCCATTCGTTCAACTTCCTTTCACTCCCTCCACAAAACTCCATCCCGTTATCCATCCGTATTTTCATCCTCCCTCTCACATTGTGCACCCTTAACCATAATGCCACTATCGAAATAAACATGAACCCAAACGTTGAATTTAATTCATACGAGTATGCCGTAAATCTTGTTCGTGTCGCCACGTCTATCATATTCCATTCGTATCTCGGCAATCTGTAATTTTTCATGTGTTCATACACTTCTTTCGGTAAGCTTTCTTTGTCCAATAAATGCTTCGTATCTAATTGAAACTCACTGAATGGTATTAACGCTTCGTAATCGTATAAGCTCCTTTCTCCTTTCTTTGTCTTCCTTGTCTTTTTCGGTACTTTATTTCGTTTCAGAACAGATTTTATCGTATTTTCACTTATCACAAGCCCATATTTCTTCTGCAAATACGTAGACAATCTTCTGTATCTAAATCCTGTCCTCTTGGCTTCTTCAACGATTATGTCTTCAAACTCTGATTTTAGCTTCTTAGGGGAGTTTTTCGGCCTTCTTGACTTATCTTCTAAACAATCGTACACAGCTCTTCTTACTGTTGCTCTTGCGATACCTAATATCTTTGCAGTCTTTGATACATTCCGGTTATTAGCTTCAAAGACTTTACGAACGACTTCCCTTGCTTTTTGAGGGGATAGTTTTCTTAGCTCGTGATATGATATAATGTTCATAGGCTGACCTCCCATCCTGGAAGGAATTTGGTAGTACGATAAAAGGGGATGTTACATGTTTTAATTATATCAAACAGGATGGAGGCAGCCTCTTGTGTTATTTTGTTTCTCTACTTGGTAAGTATGTCCACACCTATTCGTGGCTTTCCAAATTTCATCCCTTGAAAAATTCTCCACCTATGGTAAAATTCTTCATGCGGTGCGGAGAGATGGCCGAGTGGTCGAAGGCGCTTGCCTGCTAAGCAAGTGTGGAGGTTTCTCCACCGAGGGTTCGAATCCCTCTCTCTCCGCCAATTTTTTTGTAATAGGCTCAAAAAAGCGCGTGCCCGTAGCTCAAGTGGATAGAGCGTCAGACTGCGGATCTGAAGGTTGTGGGTTCAACTCCCGCCGGGCACGCCAGTTTTTGTTTTTTTATATCGACGAACACGGCGGTTCGAAATGCAAACCGCCGTTTTGTTTTTCTTTTTTTAAAAAGGTGTGGTATAATCTTTCCAGAAAAGCAAAGATAGAAGAAACGTGAGGTGGTTAGCTTGAGGATGGCTGAAAGAACATCCGGTGTTGAAGGTAGCGTCAGAAAGCGCGAGCTCACAAAACTCACCTATTACCTTACGATATTCCTCGGATTCGTCACTTTCGTCTTTGGTTTTATCTCCATCGCGGTCTACCTCGGTGTTCTTTACCTTTCACCTGTTATTTCCAACCTAACCGGTATTGTTTTCCTGACGTCCAGGTATTTTCTCCTGACGCTGATAATGTTAACTTTTGCTGGATTTTTTACAGCATCTTATCCTGTTTCGAAAGCGGTCAACGGAAATTCTTCATTTCACATAATTATGGCCTTCGGATGTTCTGGAGTAGCGTTGGGGACGCAGGTTTTCAAGTTGGCTATATCAGGTCCGACATGGATAGGCTTGGATCTTCTTGGTAACAATGGAAATACGATGGAAATGATGTACTTAACAGCTGTTTATTTTGTCTATTCATTAATACTCTTCGTCGTCGAGTTCACCTTACTCAAGGGTGAGTTCTCCGAGTAAAGGTCGTTTTGGAGGTAATAAAGTTTGGTGAACGAAAATTTGGCAACCCAAGTTAGTAGGATACTTTCAAAGCACAGACTGAAGATTAACGATCGTACTTTGAAGCGGTTTTTGACCGCGTTGGAAAGTATCAACGACGTTTTAACACCGGAGTTGATAGAAATTCTGGTTCTTGACAATCTAACGATTGGTGAATCGTACTTTTTTAGAGACAGAAAGGTTTACAATTTTCTTAGAAAGATCTTGCCGTCCAAGTCCGACTGGACAGTGTTATCAATCGGTTGTTCACGCGGTGAGGAAGTTTACAGTTTCTCCATGGTTGCAAAGGAAGTTGGCGCGAATTTTGAAATTACCGGTCTGGATGTCTCACCGCAGCGAATCGAGGAAGCGAAGGTTGGTTGTTATAAATTTTGGAGCGTTCGGTTTCTTGATGAAAATGAGTTGGAGAGTTTTTTCAACAAGGTTGGTGACAAGTTCTGCGTTAAATCGGATTACCGAACAAACGTTACGTTCACGGCTGGGAACTTCTTGAGTACAAGCTTTGACAAAAAGTTCGATATCATCTTCGCCAGACGTGTATTGTTGTACGTGGAAAATGAAGGCTTGGCTATCAAAAAGATGTACGATCTGCTGCAAGATGAAGGGTTGCTGGTTTTGGGGTTGGGTGAGTATTTTCCCCAGGTACTGGAAATTTTCGAACCCATTGCTGAATGTCCTTGCGTTTACAGGAAGATTCAGAGAAAAGAAATAGCAACAACTGCCTATAAGAATGTCTCGGAAATTCGGAAAACTGCCGATTTCACCGCAAAACCACGAGCGGAGAACGCAAATGTAAAGGACGAATCAAAGAAGCTAAAAGCACAAAAAGAGGTTATCACCAAGACACTGGAACGCGAGCTTAATCTTGAACCCGCTTTAAGAGTCGTTGAGCACTGTTTGGAGAACAAAAAGCTAATAGAGGCGGAGAATTTCCTCAGGAAATTGGTTCACAACTTCCCAACGCACTATCTTGTTTGGAAATATCTCGGTATTTTGGAGATGGAAAAGGGAAATGTAAGAATTGCCAAAGAGTATCTCAAAAAGGCAGCGTTCTTGAATCACTTGGACGATGAAATCTGGCAGCTGTTACGTTTGACCAAAGGAAATGGGTAGAAACGGGTAGTTCCAAAGTGAAGAGTCCGATGAAGAACGAGATGAGGGTGGTAACATGCGCTTTTTTCTTTGCGAAATTGAGCATGCAAAGGGGGTTCATTTCCTCGCGCTTCCAACCGAAGATTTCCTTGGTGTGAGTGCTACATTTGTTCCCGTCCCAGACGGTGAGCGTGCCTTCGGCTTTGCAGAATACGAGGGACGTCTTTATCCTGTCGTCACACATGCCGACCTTGAAAAACCCATCTTTAAGTATTTCGCAGTGTATCAAAATTTCGCATTCGGTGTAACTCGTATCCTTGCCGAGGTTGAGAGTACACCCACCCCCCTGACAAAGACAAACCCCCACGAATCTCTTGCCAGTACCGGTTGCGAGGAGATTTTAAGGGAAGTTTCCCATTACACCGGAATAGTCGTCCACGAGGGACAAGTTTACTACGTTTACAACTTCAGCAACGTGAAGGTTCCAAACGATGCAATCGTTGAAAAGGTACTCCTCAGAAAGGTTACAGAGCAGTACACGGATACCGGAGGAGATTTCATCATACTCGGTGGAAAATACGCTGTTTGCAAAGATCGGGTAAAAACTATACTTTTGGCGAACCTTGTGACACCATTTAAAACGGAAGAATTCGACGGTTTCATAGACTACGAACGTGTAATTCCTGTCAAAAACTTGGATACCGGTGACTACGTTGTCGTACTCGAGAATGTCGCATACCGGACGGGGAAAGTCTACGTTGTGAGTGGAACCGTTCTCGAACATCCGGAGAAAGGGGAGAAGATCCTCGAAACTGACGCAGGAGTCTTCAAAATAGTCGAATAACGTAAAGCGCGTTTATCTCGAAAACCGTCACCAAATGTTAGAATGCTGGGAGCGTGGAATATGAACACAGATTTCTTAGAAATTTTCTTTCAGGAATTACGTGAAAAGGGTCAAAGTGCCGTTGAAATGATAAAGCGATTCCTCGAAACCCGAGAACGCGAGTTGATAAACGAAATCTATCGCGTGTTCCACACGATAAAGGGCTCAGCAAGTTTAGTTGGGCTCATTGGATTTCGCGATCTAATGCACAATTTGGAAAGCTACTTTAAGAAATATGAAAGTGGTGAGCTCGAGCTAACGGATGAACTTCTAGCAAGAATGCTCTCGATCATCCCGGAACTGTTGAACAGGACCGACGATATTTCTGAGGAGGAATTGAAATCTTACCTTGATATTCTCGAGGGCAAGCAACGAGCTCAGGCTGCAGTTGTGAAGGAAGCTTTCTCCGAGAATCTTTCGGGTATTCTGATAGATATAATTTCCAAAACACTCAGTATTGAAAATAGCCTAATGAGGAACGATGTCAAGAACGCACTGAGAGAGGTTCGGACGCTCAAGTCCAGGTTGCTGAATATTATGGAGGAGAATTTCTACGTCAAGCTCTCCAATCTCCTGCGCAACTTCGACACGCTTGTAATCCAAGAAGCGACTCTCAATCAAAAGAAGGTGAAGCTGGAACTCCAAATCGGTCAGGAGAAAGTGGAAAGGAAGGACTCGCAAGTATTATTCGACGCATTGGTCCACCTTGTGAGAAACGCCATAGCCCACGGTATAGAGCCTTCTGAGGAAAGAAAAAGGAAAGGAAAGCCCGAGTATGGTACGATAACTCTTAGAAGTTATCTTGAGGGTGGAGAGTTGTACCTTGAAGTTGAAGATGACGGTGCGGGAATCGATCTTGAAAAGGTGAGGAAGAAAGCTGCTGAAAAAGGACTCGGGCACTTGCCACCGGAGGAGATTATCTTCGTACCGGGTTTTTCGACTAAAGACACTGCGGATGGTACGGCCGGTAGGGGTGTGGGGCTGGATGCCGTTAGGAACTTTGCCATGGCGCGCGGAGGCAACGTCGAGGTAGTTACAGCCCCCGGAAAGGGCACGAAGTTCATCGTTCATTTCCCGGTGAAAAGTTTCGTCGTGAAAGTCGTCGTCGTGGAAGCAGATGGAGTGATTTTCGCGGTGGAAACAAATGATCTAATGGCAGTGATAGTGAGTGCTCAAACTATTGATGACAAAGTCAAGTACAAGGACAAGTTATACGATATTTCGTTTTCTTCAGCCAATCCGAGGTTCTGCCTCATCACATCCTCCAAGAAGGCACTCCTTGTGGATAGCATCGTAGGTGTTTTCGATGGACAAATCAGCAACGAATCCTACGGCTTTGTGAAGGGTTTTGTGAAAAACATATTCATCTATCCGCTGCCAGTGATCGACGTAAGTAAGATTTCCAAACGCGCCGAAAAATCCTTCAAGAAAAGAACGATACTAATAGTCGATGATTCGTTCGTAACCAGGTCAATACTCTCAAAGTTTCTTAGGACTTTCGGTTACGAGGTTCTGGAAGCAAAATCTGGCGAAGAGGGCATAGAAATCTCGAAAAAAACCGATGTGGATTTGGTAGTGTGCGATGTCGAGATGCCCGGATTGGACGGTTTTGAAACAACCAAGCGTATAAAAGAGATAAAACCGAAATTGCCAGTTGTAATTTTCAGTACTTTGTCAGAAGAACAGTTAATTAGAGGCATGGAAGTTGGTGCGGATGGATACCTTTCAAAAAGCGAACCACCTGAGAGGTTGCTCAAGCTTGTTGAAAGGTTGGTCGAGGTCGAATGAAGAGGGTTATCATCGTCGGCTCGGCGGGGAGTCCCACGCAGGTTATAGAACTTTTGAAGTTCGGAGAACCTGTATACTTTCCGATAGTTTTATGCATTCACCTCACCAGTGCGGTAATCGAGACTTTCGCCGAACACATAACGAGGGAGACACAACTTCCAACTGTGGTTGTGAACGGTCCGACCAAACTGACTAATGGTATTCATCTACCAGCAGGAGGTAAGGATATCATCTTCCTCACACGTGACCTGGTAACTGTAAAGGAAGGGCCGGGAAAAATCCATCCCTCGATCTCAATGCTGTTTCTCTCACTGAAGAAAGTAGCCGATGAAAATTTTATTGTTATCGTTCTTGGGGGTCTTGGGGACGACGGAAAAAACGAAGCGAAGAGTTTGCTAAAAAAGAAAGTGAGATTCTTAATTCAGGAGGATGCTGAATTTCCCTACCTTCCAAGAAACATCCATCGAGAACTGGGAGAGAGAAGTGAACCGAGAACATTCGCTGAAATCAAGTCCATTCTGAAATCAATAAATAAAGATGCTCGCTGAGGGGGGAGAGAGATGAAAAAAGTCCTCGTCGTGGATGACTCAGATGTTTGGCGCACATATCTCAAGAATCTTTTGGAATTGAATGGTTGCTCCGTGGAGGTTGCCAGAGACGGACTTGACGGTCTGAATAAATTCTTCAGCTTTCTTCCGGATGTGGTAATTGTTGACCATGTGATGCCCAAGCTAAACGGCATTCACTTTGCAAGGTTCATCAGAAGTTTTAACGTGTTCAAACGCGTAGGGATTCTTATGCTCACGGGCGCTGACGAGACGGTTAATCCCTTTTGGGCAAAGAAGAGTGGGGTAAACGTATTTGTTAAAAAAACTGCCCCGCAAGAAGATATAGAGAAAGCTATTTTATCTTTCATCTCTCAACCCTACGCAATCGAGTGGACAAGGGAGATTTACAAGATCCACATAGAACCCTATGGAGAGCTGGTAGACATTCTCGACGAGAGTTTGAAGAAAGCAACTCTGACAGACGAGATACTGAGTTATGCAAGCTACATATTCGATGAGTTCACCGTTTTCCGAAAGATATATGAACTATTTTTAGAGCTCTTGGAGTTTGAGGCAGTTTACTTTGCCGTTGCATCGCTTTCAAGGATGAGGATTTACGGCTTTGGAAAAAGCGAACTCGCGGCTCCAGAGGAAGTTAGAAGAGCGTTGGAAATGAGCAGCGATCTGAGTATCTACTCGTCTGTTGAAGAGCATTTTCAAGGGTCAAGAAAACTATCAGAAAGTTTTGTGCTTGAGGAAATATTCTCATCAAACGATGAGTTACTTGGCTTTGTTCTCTTTGAGAATCCAAAGATTGTTGAGGCAACTCAAAAGACATTGCTTTACGTCAACGATGCTCTGGGAAATCTTTTCCTTCTCATGAACGATTACTACAATCTTAACAAAGGTCTTGAATGTGATACGATTACCGGGGCATACAACATGACATTTTTTAGAACAAAGTTGGCCTCGTCCATAGACTTTGCGATTAGGAACGCCCTACCTATTTCAGTTGTGAAAACAAAAATTGTGAACCTCCGAGAATTTGTCAACAGGTGTGGAGGAAATCTTGCCAACGAGTTCTTGAAGAAAGTGGGTGAAATACTCCAGGAAACCTCCCAAGAATTAGTCGGCAGGATCAAAGTGGATGAGTTTTGCAACATATTGATAGGTGCAAAATATGAGCGTGCCCAACAAATCGCTGAGGATATAAAGAATAAAATTAAATCCATAATGGAAAAGGACGATAGGCTTTGCTGGGTAAAGCTTGAATTTCATATAATCGAGTGGAACGGAGAACCCTTAGGTGAGATGATTGAGAAAATTTACTCGAAGGGGGACGCACAACTATGAAATTGAGCTTAAAGTACGCGTTGGCTGTTTCATTGTTGCTAATTTCGTTCGTAACAATATTGCTCTTTGTGA is a window from the Fervidobacterium thailandense genome containing:
- a CDS encoding response regulator; translated protein: MKKVLVVDDSDVWRTYLKNLLELNGCSVEVARDGLDGLNKFFSFLPDVVIVDHVMPKLNGIHFARFIRSFNVFKRVGILMLTGADETVNPFWAKKSGVNVFVKKTAPQEDIEKAILSFISQPYAIEWTREIYKIHIEPYGELVDILDESLKKATLTDEILSYASYIFDEFTVFRKIYELFLELLEFEAVYFAVASLSRMRIYGFGKSELAAPEEVRRALEMSSDLSIYSSVEEHFQGSRKLSESFVLEEIFSSNDELLGFVLFENPKIVEATQKTLLYVNDALGNLFLLMNDYYNLNKGLECDTITGAYNMTFFRTKLASSIDFAIRNALPISVVKTKIVNLREFVNRCGGNLANEFLKKVGEILQETSQELVGRIKVDEFCNILIGAKYERAQQIAEDIKNKIKSIMEKDDRLCWVKLEFHIIEWNGEPLGEMIEKIYSKGDAQL
- a CDS encoding CheR family methyltransferase → MNENLATQVSRILSKHRLKINDRTLKRFLTALESINDVLTPELIEILVLDNLTIGESYFFRDRKVYNFLRKILPSKSDWTVLSIGCSRGEEVYSFSMVAKEVGANFEITGLDVSPQRIEEAKVGCYKFWSVRFLDENELESFFNKVGDKFCVKSDYRTNVTFTAGNFLSTSFDKKFDIIFARRVLLYVENEGLAIKKMYDLLQDEGLLVLGLGEYFPQVLEIFEPIAECPCVYRKIQRKEIATTAYKNVSEIRKTADFTAKPRAENANVKDESKKLKAQKEVITKTLERELNLEPALRVVEHCLENKKLIEAENFLRKLVHNFPTHYLVWKYLGILEMEKGNVRIAKEYLKKAAFLNHLDDEIWQLLRLTKGNG
- the pyk gene encoding pyruvate kinase; this encodes MSYPRRTKIVATLGPATESEEGILGLLKCGVNVFRLNSSHETIEVHRERIRRLKSIRQRGYNFAILLDLAGPKIRTGKFETDYVTLENGAEVEIVCGEEFVGSAKRFWINYDKLYEEIKPSERILINDGAIELEVKDVLKSQKTILCVVRRGGTITHKRGVNLPGVDVSIPSVTDRDKEFIRMGNEEGIDYFALSFVRKAKDVKDAKALTDIPIVAKIETAQALDNLEEIILASDAVMVARGDLGVEIPIAQVPIAQKRIIEIANLYKKPVITATQMLESMVQNPTPTRAEITDISNAILDGTDAIMLSAETSVGKYPCEAVKVMDEVARNTEAYMEEYESYKIEWLREYSSSLDTPSAISYAAVTLARNVEAKLIITATSTGATAIHVSKFKPSVPVLAATHNDATYRRLSLVWGVIPVKIEASLTTDEMIERVIQIAKETGMAKSGDTVVLVAGIPWGKPGTTNTVQIQVIV
- a CDS encoding transposase, encoding MHDKLKMVYPKAHHQLCLVHLQRNIRKNLPKQDASQLNEQVKQLIHFDDVHTGKVHLERLFSQYVNNPKYSSYIKTLFEKIEQYTAFLNFPKPVRKHLYTTNVVESVNSLVEKIRISQGGYFNSIEVLELNIYLRRQNLKQTKWKNSVPRIAGEAYEVLQIYNVMYKLSR
- a CDS encoding transposase, yielding MASISNEQFRQVVEDTFKQLSLQYNVDLQPGSPLRLFLEAAINAIMRGERDVFLSNDPDNKANGFYSRFLDTAMGKLNLSVPRDRNSNFRPQIIPDKYVRSDESYSNLLQSLLVNGYSNSSLRNTLKALGLSYSQSDLDHIVKSLKEELMLFKTRQLPEQALALFIDAYHCFVRSDSRVSEHACYIIVGIDLKGQKDIFGVYTFPGAVSKSLASSLVMISQACMTNSKWYIQKLIISYV
- a CDS encoding response regulator, whose translation is MNTDFLEIFFQELREKGQSAVEMIKRFLETRERELINEIYRVFHTIKGSASLVGLIGFRDLMHNLESYFKKYESGELELTDELLARMLSIIPELLNRTDDISEEELKSYLDILEGKQRAQAAVVKEAFSENLSGILIDIISKTLSIENSLMRNDVKNALREVRTLKSRLLNIMEENFYVKLSNLLRNFDTLVIQEATLNQKKVKLELQIGQEKVERKDSQVLFDALVHLVRNAIAHGIEPSEERKRKGKPEYGTITLRSYLEGGELYLEVEDDGAGIDLEKVRKKAAEKGLGHLPPEEIIFVPGFSTKDTADGTAGRGVGLDAVRNFAMARGGNVEVVTAPGKGTKFIVHFPVKSFVVKVVVVEADGVIFAVETNDLMAVIVSAQTIDDKVKYKDKLYDISFSSANPRFCLITSSKKALLVDSIVGVFDGQISNESYGFVKGFVKNIFIYPLPVIDVSKISKRAEKSFKKRTILIVDDSFVTRSILSKFLRTFGYEVLEAKSGEEGIEISKKTDVDLVVCDVEMPGLDGFETTKRIKEIKPKLPVVIFSTLSEEQLIRGMEVGADGYLSKSEPPERLLKLVERLVEVE
- a CDS encoding chemotaxis protein CheB, with the translated sequence MKRVIIVGSAGSPTQVIELLKFGEPVYFPIVLCIHLTSAVIETFAEHITRETQLPTVVVNGPTKLTNGIHLPAGGKDIIFLTRDLVTVKEGPGKIHPSISMLFLSLKKVADENFIVIVLGGLGDDGKNEAKSLLKKKVRFLIQEDAEFPYLPRNIHRELGERSEPRTFAEIKSILKSINKDAR